The following are encoded in a window of Balaenoptera ricei isolate mBalRic1 chromosome 1, mBalRic1.hap2, whole genome shotgun sequence genomic DNA:
- the CTSK gene encoding cathepsin K translates to MWGLKVLLLLPVVSLALYPEEMLNTQWELWKKTYRKQYNSKVDEISRRLIWEKNLKHISIHNLEASLGVHTYELAMNHLGDMTSEEVVQKMTGLKIPPSHSRSNDTLYIPDWEGSPDSIDYRKKGYVTPVKNQGQCGSCWAFSSVGALEGQLKKKTGKLLNLSPQNLVDCVSENDGCGGGYMTNAFQYVQKNRGIDSEDSYPYVGQDESCMYNPTGKAAKCRGYREIPEGNEKALKRAVARVGPVSVAIDASLTSFQFYRKGVYYDENCNSDNLNHAVLAVGYGIQKGNKHWIIKNSWGENWGNKGYILMARNKNNACGIANLASFPKM, encoded by the exons ATGTGGGGGCTCAAGGTTCTACTACTGCTGCCTGTGGTGAGCCTTGCTCTGTACCCCGAAGAGATGCTGAACACCCAGTGGGAGCTATGGAAGAAGACCTACAGAAAGCAGTATAACAGCAAG GTGGATGAAATCTCTCGGCGtttaatttgggaaaaaaacCTGAAGCATATTTCCATCCATAATCTTGAGGCctctcttggtgtccatacatatGAACTGGCCATGAACCACTTGGGGGATATG ACCAGTGAAGAAGTGGTTCAGAAGATGACTGGACTCAAAATACCCCCCTCTCATTCCCGCAGTAATGACACCCTCTATATCCCAGACTGGGAAGGCAGCCCAGACTCTATTGATTATCGGAAGAAGGGATATGTTACTCCTGTCAAAAACCAG GGTCAGTGTGGTTCCTGTTGGGCTTTTAGCTCTGTGGGTGCCCTGGAGGGCCAACTCAAGAAGAAAACTGGCAAACTCTTAAATCTGAGTCCACAGAACCTGGTGGATTGTGTGTCTGAGAATGATGGCTGCGGAGGGGGCTACATGACCAATGCCTTCCAGTATGTGCAGAAGAACCGGGGCATTGACTCTGAAGATTCCTACCCGTATGTGGGACAG GATGAAAGTTGTATGTACAACCCAACAGGCAAGGCAGCTAAGTGCAGAGGGTACAGAGAGATCCCTGAGGGAAATGAAAAAGCCCTGAAGAGGGCAGTGGCCCGAGTGGGACCCGTCTCTGTGGCCATTGATGCAAGCCTGACCTCCTTCCAGTTTTACAGAAAAG GTGTGTATTACGATGAAAACTGCAATAGCGATAATCTGAACCATGCCGTTTTGGCAGTGGGATACGGGATCCAGAAGGGAAACAAGCACTGGATAATTAAAAACAG